From Methylopila sp. M107, a single genomic window includes:
- a CDS encoding HAMP domain-containing sensor histidine kinase, whose translation MRTPLNLKPRTLRNRMLLVAAACIVGVLAVAGAALVSVFERHVLELIGRDLDTRWAQLARDLTVENGRLRMPEEGVDVRYETAKSGAYWQITEAGATVLRSASLEGRTLDLDEGGAERAAGLWFEVDADDGAELYVVEREIALAKAPGRRLKLAVALDHEQVAAARRGFQWDAAFVLGLIALVLVLAAGLQSRIILQPLARLREELGAIRDGGQARLRSAVPAEVAPLAEDLNRLLDGQEDLVRKARERAGALAHGLKTPIAILIAECRRLESDGQPDVARRLREQISAIQTHVEREIARARARGSSAALGASVDAAGTAQRLVRVMGRLPRGETLTWRCEAPAELMLRMDPDDFGEVLGNLLDNARKWAAGAVTLRCEVSTSSARIIVEDDGPGFGSNAAPTSLTAGDRESSAGLGLVIVQDILAAYGSALWIDRAAANGVVSFTLPGRLVTGRKPPAVAAPEDRTSHGGGRLSPAANG comes from the coding sequence ATGCGAACGCCGCTCAACCTGAAACCGAGGACATTGCGCAACCGCATGCTGCTGGTCGCCGCGGCCTGCATCGTCGGCGTGCTGGCGGTGGCCGGCGCCGCGCTGGTCAGCGTGTTCGAACGCCACGTTCTCGAACTCATCGGGCGCGACCTCGACACACGTTGGGCGCAGCTCGCGCGCGACCTGACTGTCGAGAACGGCCGGCTTCGCATGCCCGAAGAGGGCGTCGACGTCCGCTACGAAACGGCGAAGAGCGGCGCCTATTGGCAAATCACGGAAGCCGGCGCGACGGTTCTGAGGTCGGCCTCGCTCGAAGGCCGGACCCTCGATCTCGATGAAGGCGGCGCCGAGCGCGCGGCCGGTCTCTGGTTCGAGGTCGACGCGGACGATGGCGCCGAACTCTATGTGGTCGAGCGCGAGATAGCGCTCGCAAAGGCGCCCGGCCGTCGACTGAAGCTCGCGGTCGCGCTGGACCACGAACAGGTCGCGGCGGCGCGGCGCGGCTTCCAATGGGACGCCGCCTTCGTGCTCGGGCTGATCGCGCTCGTGCTCGTCCTCGCCGCCGGGCTTCAGAGCAGGATCATCCTGCAGCCGCTGGCGCGGCTGCGCGAGGAGCTGGGCGCGATCCGGGATGGCGGGCAGGCCAGGCTGCGGTCGGCCGTGCCGGCCGAGGTCGCCCCGCTCGCCGAAGACCTCAATCGGCTTCTCGACGGGCAGGAGGATCTCGTGCGGAAGGCGCGCGAGCGGGCCGGCGCGCTCGCGCACGGGCTGAAGACCCCGATCGCGATCCTGATCGCCGAATGCCGCAGGCTCGAGAGCGACGGGCAGCCGGACGTGGCCCGGCGGCTGCGGGAACAGATCTCCGCGATCCAGACCCATGTGGAACGCGAGATCGCCCGCGCGCGCGCCCGCGGCTCGTCCGCGGCGCTTGGCGCCTCCGTCGACGCCGCCGGCACCGCGCAGCGCCTGGTGCGCGTCATGGGCCGCCTCCCGCGCGGCGAAACCCTGACCTGGCGCTGCGAGGCGCCCGCCGAACTGATGCTGCGAATGGATCCGGACGACTTCGGCGAGGTTTTGGGCAACCTGCTCGACAACGCCCGCAAGTGGGCGGCAGGCGCGGTGACGCTGCGCTGCGAGGTGTCGACCAGCAGCGCGCGGATCATCGTGGAGGACGACGGCCCGGGCTTCGGCTCGAACGCCGCGCCGACGAGCCTCACCGCCGGCGACCGCGAAAGCTCCGCGGGCCTCGGCCTCGTCATCGTGCAGGACATTCTCGCGGCCTACGGCTCCGCGCTCTGGATCGACCGCGCGGCCGCGAACGGCGTCGTGTCGTTCACGCTGCCGGGACGGCTGGTTACCGGACGGAAGCCGCCTGCTGTCGCGGCCCCGGAGGATCGTACGTCGCATGGCGGCGGACGGCTGTCGCCTGCGGCCAACGGGTGA
- a CDS encoding response regulator transcription factor, with the protein MRVLVVEDEKAIADDVSRALDQAGYMAETAGDGEQGWFRAGTEDFCCIVLDLGLPRLDGLTVLRRLRAEGVMTPVMILTARGAWMERVEGIDAGADDYLPKPFQTEELIARVGALVRRAAGLATPVIEAGDLRIDTRRLAVTRDGRSVDLSSLEFRVINYLAHRKGCVVPQSELMEHVYGGEREPDSNALEVLIGRLRRKIGADAISTRRGQGYRLGA; encoded by the coding sequence ATGCGCGTGCTGGTGGTCGAAGACGAAAAGGCGATCGCGGACGACGTCTCGCGCGCGCTCGACCAGGCCGGCTACATGGCCGAAACCGCCGGCGACGGGGAGCAGGGCTGGTTTCGCGCCGGCACCGAGGATTTCTGCTGCATCGTGCTCGATCTCGGCCTGCCGAGGCTCGACGGGCTGACGGTGCTGCGTCGCCTGCGCGCGGAAGGCGTGATGACGCCGGTCATGATCCTGACCGCGCGCGGCGCCTGGATGGAACGCGTCGAGGGGATCGACGCCGGCGCCGACGACTATCTGCCGAAGCCTTTCCAGACCGAGGAGCTCATCGCGCGCGTCGGCGCGCTCGTGCGGCGCGCCGCCGGTCTCGCGACGCCCGTCATCGAGGCCGGCGATCTGCGCATCGACACCCGTCGCCTCGCCGTCACCCGAGACGGCCGCAGCGTGGACCTGTCGTCGCTCGAGTTCCGCGTGATCAACTACCTCGCCCACCGGAAGGGCTGCGTGGTTCCCCAGAGCGAGCTGATGGAGCACGTCTATGGCGGCGAGCGCGAACCAGACAGCAACGCGCTGGAGGTCCTGATCGGGCGGCTGCGGCGCAAGATCGGCGCGGATGCGATCTCGACCCGGCGCGGCCAGGGCTATCGGCTCGGAGCGTGA
- a CDS encoding glutamine synthetase beta-grasp domain-containing protein: protein MTKYKLEYLWLDGYSPVQGLRGKTQIKEFAEYPTLEQLPLWGFDGSSTNQAEGSNSDCVLKPVRHFFDATRENGILVMCEVMMPDGVTPHPTNARATILDDDGAWFGFEQEYFFYKDGRPLGFPTSGYPAPQGPYYCGVGYGATGSVARKIVEEHLNLCLAAGINHEGINAEVAKGQWEFQIFGKGSKKAADEMWVARYLLQRLCEGYEIDIEYHCKPLGDTDWNGSGMHANFSTEHLRTIGGKDYFEALMAAFDKNLMDHIAVYGPDNDKRLTGKHETAPWNKFSYGVADRGASIRVPHSFVKNDYKGYLEDRRPNSQGDPYAIASQILKTIAEVPTGAEKKAAA from the coding sequence ATGACGAAGTACAAGCTCGAGTATCTTTGGCTGGACGGTTATTCGCCGGTTCAGGGTCTCCGCGGCAAGACTCAGATCAAGGAGTTCGCCGAGTATCCGACGCTCGAGCAGCTGCCGCTGTGGGGTTTTGACGGCTCGTCGACCAACCAGGCCGAGGGCTCGAATTCAGACTGCGTGCTGAAGCCGGTTCGCCACTTCTTCGACGCGACGCGCGAGAACGGCATTCTGGTGATGTGCGAAGTGATGATGCCGGACGGCGTCACCCCGCACCCGACCAACGCCCGCGCCACCATCCTCGACGACGACGGCGCCTGGTTCGGTTTCGAGCAGGAGTACTTCTTCTACAAGGACGGCCGTCCGCTCGGCTTCCCGACCTCCGGCTATCCGGCCCCGCAGGGCCCGTATTACTGCGGCGTCGGCTACGGGGCGACCGGCTCGGTCGCGCGCAAGATCGTCGAGGAGCACCTCAACCTCTGCCTCGCCGCCGGCATCAACCACGAGGGCATCAACGCGGAAGTCGCGAAGGGCCAGTGGGAGTTCCAGATCTTCGGCAAGGGCTCCAAGAAGGCCGCCGACGAGATGTGGGTCGCCCGCTATCTGCTGCAGCGCCTCTGCGAAGGCTACGAGATCGACATCGAGTATCACTGCAAGCCACTCGGCGACACCGATTGGAACGGCTCGGGCATGCACGCCAACTTCTCGACCGAGCACCTGCGCACCATCGGCGGCAAGGACTATTTCGAGGCGCTGATGGCCGCCTTCGACAAGAACCTGATGGACCACATCGCGGTCTACGGCCCGGACAACGACAAGCGTCTCACGGGCAAGCACGAGACCGCCCCGTGGAACAAGTTCTCCTACGGCGTGGCCGACCGCGGCGCTTCGATCCGCGTGCCGCATTCGTTCGTCAAGAACGACTACAAGGGCTATCTCGAGGATCGCCGCCCGAACTCGCAGGGCGACCCCTATGCGATCGCCTCGCAGATCCTGAAGACGATCGCCGAAGTCCCGACCGGCGCGGAGAAGAAGGCCGCGGCCTGA
- a CDS encoding DUF2735 domain-containing protein, with protein sequence MQLGQNSAKIYQFPTGGRDTVGAGRANAGLADLLAADVAVVEFGCGWYHDEAIEEEAAKTRQANRPTAEIRPFARH encoded by the coding sequence ATGCAGCTGGGTCAGAATTCAGCGAAGATCTACCAGTTCCCGACCGGGGGACGCGACACGGTCGGGGCCGGACGCGCCAATGCCGGGCTCGCCGACCTTCTCGCGGCCGACGTCGCGGTCGTCGAATTCGGGTGCGGCTGGTATCACGACGAGGCGATCGAAGAAGAGGCCGCCAAGACGCGGCAGGCGAACCGGCCGACCGCCGAGATCCGCCCGTTCGCGCGCCACTGA
- a CDS encoding glutaminase gives MSSQKLEAAVREIAQEMKAREDRGEVARYIPELARADPNAFGIAVIDADGAVYLGGDAEAQFSIQSVSKVFTLTLALGKVGDRLWRRVGKEPSGTAFNSIVQLERENGIPRNPFINAGAIAVTDVILSGHQPREALGEILRFMQFLADDLTIAMDEGVAGSEQRTGFRNAALANYMRSFGNLENPVEYTLGVYFHHCAIAMSCRQLAMAARFLAHGGKNPSTGLNVVTAERARRINALMLTCGHYDGSGEFAYRVGLPGKSGVGGGILAVAPGKASIAVWSPGLDASGNSHLGRIALEALTKRMGWSIFGA, from the coding sequence ATGAGCTCCCAGAAACTCGAAGCCGCCGTTCGCGAGATCGCGCAGGAGATGAAAGCGCGCGAGGATCGCGGCGAGGTCGCGCGCTACATCCCGGAGCTCGCGCGCGCGGACCCCAACGCCTTCGGCATCGCGGTGATCGACGCCGACGGCGCGGTCTATCTCGGCGGCGACGCCGAGGCGCAGTTCTCGATCCAGAGCGTGTCGAAGGTTTTCACCCTGACGCTAGCGCTTGGCAAGGTCGGCGACCGGCTGTGGCGGCGGGTCGGCAAGGAGCCGTCCGGCACCGCCTTCAACTCGATCGTCCAGCTCGAGCGCGAGAACGGCATTCCGCGAAACCCGTTCATCAACGCTGGCGCGATCGCCGTGACGGACGTCATCCTCTCAGGCCACCAGCCGCGAGAGGCGCTGGGCGAGATCCTGCGCTTCATGCAGTTCCTGGCCGACGACCTGACCATCGCGATGGACGAGGGGGTGGCGGGCTCGGAGCAGCGCACGGGCTTCCGCAACGCGGCGCTCGCCAACTACATGCGCTCCTTCGGCAATCTGGAGAACCCGGTCGAGTACACGCTCGGGGTCTATTTCCACCACTGCGCCATCGCCATGTCGTGCCGCCAGCTCGCCATGGCGGCGCGATTTCTCGCCCATGGCGGCAAGAACCCTTCGACCGGCCTCAACGTCGTGACGGCGGAGCGGGCGCGGCGCATCAACGCGCTGATGCTGACCTGCGGGCATTATGACGGGTCGGGCGAGTTCGCCTACCGGGTCGGCCTGCCGGGCAAGAGCGGGGTCGGCGGCGGCATTCTGGCCGTGGCGCCGGGCAAGGCCTCGATCGCCGTGTGGTCGCCGGGCCTCGACGCCTCGGGCAACTCGCATCTCGGGCGCATCGCGCTCGAGGCTCTGACCAAACGCATGGGCTGGTCGATCTTCGGCGCCTGA
- a CDS encoding ABC transporter substrate-binding protein, with protein sequence MKNVLMSRRGLLAGAACALAAPRLGFAFVAAPKRIVAIGAPITEIMFGLGCDDRIVAVDQTSRFPRAARRKGDAGYPDDLSVEKLLAHAPDLVVTGEGAAPSETIEALTAASVRVVSLKNVRRREDISDRIRLAGAAAGVADRGAALADAVRDDLASVAREVGRVASKRRALMLMGLGSAHPLIVGGAGTPAALALDLAGTVNAAGHIGGWRAIKNDRVAELEPDAIVALSIGAPLLAADVSAHPALKDTPAARDNRVAVVDGLAFTGFGPRAAHMIAAVARAIYPEAAIPALPTRGWVEDDVASL encoded by the coding sequence ATGAAAAACGTTTTGATGTCGCGGCGCGGCCTGCTGGCTGGCGCCGCATGCGCGCTCGCGGCTCCGAGGCTCGGCTTCGCGTTCGTCGCCGCGCCCAAAAGGATCGTCGCGATCGGCGCGCCGATCACCGAGATCATGTTCGGCCTCGGCTGCGACGACAGGATCGTCGCGGTCGACCAGACGTCGCGCTTTCCCCGCGCCGCCCGGCGCAAGGGGGATGCGGGCTATCCGGACGATCTGTCGGTGGAGAAGTTGCTGGCGCACGCGCCCGACCTCGTCGTCACGGGGGAAGGCGCCGCGCCGTCCGAGACGATCGAGGCGCTGACGGCCGCCTCTGTGAGGGTCGTGTCCCTCAAGAACGTCCGGCGGCGCGAAGACATCTCAGATCGCATCCGGCTCGCGGGCGCGGCGGCGGGCGTCGCCGACCGCGGCGCGGCGCTGGCGGATGCGGTGAGGGACGATCTGGCGTCCGTCGCCCGGGAGGTCGGCCGCGTCGCCTCGAAGCGCCGCGCGCTGATGCTGATGGGGCTTGGCAGCGCCCATCCGCTGATCGTCGGCGGCGCCGGGACGCCAGCCGCGCTCGCGCTCGACTTGGCGGGAACCGTGAATGCGGCCGGCCACATCGGCGGCTGGAGGGCGATCAAGAACGACCGCGTCGCTGAACTGGAGCCCGATGCGATCGTGGCTTTGTCCATCGGCGCCCCGCTGCTCGCAGCAGACGTTTCGGCTCATCCGGCGCTCAAGGACACGCCGGCGGCGCGCGACAACCGCGTCGCCGTGGTGGACGGCCTGGCGTTCACGGGTTTTGGCCCCCGCGCGGCCCACATGATCGCCGCCGTGGCGCGCGCGATCTACCCGGAAGCGGCGATCCCGGCGCTGCCGACGCGCGGCTGGGTGGAGGACGACGTCGCCTCGCTCTGA
- a CDS encoding LysR family transcriptional regulator, giving the protein MNLPDLSDLDAFVAVAEARGFRGAATARNVSASALSEAVRRLEGRLGVRLLNRTTRSVTPTEAGARLVERLTPALGDVAAALDVVNLFRDTPTGMLRLNVPGIVARVVLPPIAEAFLKSHPGVTLEVVVEDSFVDVLAANCDAGVRYEERLEQDMIALPIGPRVQRFAAGAAPAYLAARGRPRHPSDLLEHACIRHRFPSGAMPVWEFERAGEIVRVDARGPLVSSSSELEISAAVAGLGVFASFEELLAPHFRTGALEPVLEEWWQGFSGPFLYYPSRRHMPGPLRAFVDFVKAGPEG; this is encoded by the coding sequence ATGAACCTGCCGGATCTGTCCGATCTCGACGCCTTCGTCGCCGTCGCCGAGGCGCGGGGGTTTCGCGGCGCGGCGACGGCGCGCAACGTTTCCGCTTCGGCGCTCAGCGAAGCCGTGCGCCGTCTCGAAGGCCGGCTCGGCGTCCGGCTGCTCAACCGGACCACCCGCAGCGTCACGCCGACCGAGGCCGGCGCCCGGCTCGTCGAGCGGCTGACGCCCGCGCTCGGCGACGTCGCCGCCGCTCTCGACGTCGTGAACCTGTTTCGCGATACGCCGACCGGGATGCTGAGGCTGAACGTCCCCGGCATTGTCGCCCGCGTCGTGCTGCCGCCGATCGCAGAGGCGTTCCTCAAGTCCCATCCCGGCGTGACGCTCGAGGTCGTGGTCGAGGACAGCTTTGTCGACGTCCTCGCCGCGAACTGCGACGCGGGCGTGCGTTACGAGGAGCGCCTGGAGCAGGACATGATCGCGCTGCCGATCGGACCGCGCGTCCAGCGCTTCGCGGCTGGCGCCGCGCCGGCCTATCTCGCGGCGCGCGGCCGCCCGCGCCATCCGAGCGACCTGCTCGAACACGCCTGCATCCGGCACCGCTTCCCGAGCGGCGCCATGCCGGTCTGGGAGTTCGAGCGTGCGGGCGAGATCGTCCGGGTCGACGCCCGGGGGCCGCTCGTCTCGTCGTCGAGCGAACTTGAGATCAGCGCCGCGGTGGCGGGCCTCGGCGTGTTCGCAAGCTTCGAGGAACTGCTCGCGCCGCATTTCAGGACCGGCGCGCTGGAGCCGGTCCTGGAGGAGTGGTGGCAGGGGTTTTCGGGGCCGTTCCTCTATTATCCGAGCCGGCGCCACATGCCGGGGCCGCTGCGCGCCTTCGTCGACTTCGTCAAAGCGGGGCCGGAAGGCTGA
- a CDS encoding aldo/keto reductase — protein MEKRRLGKTGPEVSAIALGCMGMSGMYGPSDRAESVATIHAALDAGVTLLDTGDFYGMGHNELLIAEALKGAPRDAYQLSVKFGALRDPSGGWIGFDGRPEAVKTSLAYTLVRLGVDHIDVYRPARLDPNVPVEETIGAIAELVKAGYVGHIGLSEVGPETIRRAAAVHPIVDLQIEYSLISRAVEDEVLPALREFGIATTAYGVLSRGLISGHWTKPDMAKGDFRAMSPRFQDGNAERNLALVDALRKVADGKGVTVAQIAIAWALAQGADIVPVIGARRRDRLTEALGALDVKLSGDDLAAIERAMPKGSAAGERYPEHQMAMLDGGR, from the coding sequence ATGGAAAAGCGCAGGCTCGGAAAGACAGGACCCGAAGTATCGGCGATCGCGCTCGGCTGCATGGGCATGTCTGGCATGTACGGCCCCTCGGATCGCGCCGAGAGCGTCGCGACCATCCACGCGGCGCTCGACGCCGGCGTCACCCTGCTCGACACCGGCGACTTCTACGGCATGGGCCACAACGAGCTGCTGATCGCGGAGGCGCTGAAGGGCGCGCCGCGCGACGCCTACCAGCTCAGCGTCAAGTTCGGCGCGCTGCGCGATCCGTCCGGCGGATGGATCGGCTTCGACGGCCGGCCCGAGGCGGTCAAGACCTCGCTCGCCTATACGCTGGTCCGCCTTGGCGTCGACCATATCGATGTGTACCGCCCCGCCCGGCTTGATCCGAACGTGCCGGTCGAGGAGACGATCGGCGCGATCGCAGAGCTCGTGAAGGCCGGCTATGTCGGCCATATCGGCCTGTCCGAAGTCGGGCCCGAGACGATCCGCCGAGCGGCGGCCGTCCATCCGATCGTGGATCTCCAGATCGAGTACTCGCTGATCTCGCGGGCCGTGGAGGACGAGGTCCTGCCGGCGCTGCGCGAATTCGGGATCGCGACGACTGCCTATGGCGTGCTGTCGCGCGGCCTGATCAGCGGACACTGGACCAAGCCCGACATGGCGAAAGGCGATTTCCGCGCCATGAGCCCGCGCTTTCAGGACGGCAATGCGGAACGCAACCTCGCTTTGGTGGATGCTTTGCGGAAGGTCGCCGACGGCAAGGGCGTCACAGTCGCGCAGATCGCCATCGCCTGGGCGCTGGCGCAGGGCGCGGACATCGTGCCGGTGATCGGGGCCCGCCGCCGAGATCGGCTGACCGAAGCCCTCGGCGCGCTCGACGTGAAGCTGTCGGGCGACGACCTCGCCGCGATCGAGCGCGCCATGCCGAAGGGATCGGCCGCCGGCGAGCGTTATCCGGAGCACCAGATGGCCATGCTGGACGGGGGACGCTAG
- the lgt gene encoding prolipoprotein diacylglyceryl transferase has protein sequence MLELSAIVFPHIPTGIPIGPFEIRFYALAYVAGLQLGWWLAKRICARDALWGPTPHPQPVAVDDLIVYIAFGIILGGRLGYVLFYDLPVYLDAPLEALKIWRGGMSFHGGLVGAAVGVVLFARVRSLPRLPILDLAAAVAPIGLFFGRVANFINGELFGRVTDVPWGVIFPYGGPEPRHPSQLYQAALEGVALFVLVQLLVRGGALKRPGLVAGLFAAGYGVARIIGELFRQPDPQLGFLAGGLTMGMVLSLPMIALGLGLAAYALKRRALAE, from the coding sequence ATGCTCGAACTTTCCGCGATCGTCTTTCCGCACATCCCGACCGGGATACCGATCGGGCCGTTCGAGATCCGCTTCTATGCGCTCGCTTATGTGGCGGGGCTGCAGCTCGGCTGGTGGCTCGCCAAGCGCATCTGCGCCAGGGACGCGCTGTGGGGGCCGACGCCGCATCCCCAGCCGGTCGCGGTCGACGACCTGATCGTCTACATCGCGTTCGGCATCATTCTGGGCGGCCGACTCGGCTACGTCCTGTTCTACGACCTGCCGGTCTATCTCGACGCGCCGCTCGAGGCGCTGAAGATCTGGCGCGGCGGCATGAGCTTCCATGGCGGCCTCGTCGGGGCCGCGGTCGGCGTGGTGCTGTTCGCGCGCGTCCGGTCGCTGCCGCGGCTGCCGATCCTCGACCTCGCCGCTGCGGTCGCGCCGATCGGCCTGTTCTTCGGCCGCGTCGCGAACTTCATCAATGGCGAGCTGTTCGGGCGCGTGACGGACGTCCCCTGGGGGGTGATCTTCCCCTATGGCGGTCCGGAGCCGCGCCATCCGAGCCAGCTCTATCAGGCGGCGCTCGAGGGCGTCGCGCTGTTCGTCCTGGTGCAACTGCTGGTGCGGGGCGGCGCGCTCAAGCGGCCGGGGCTCGTCGCTGGCCTGTTCGCGGCGGGCTACGGCGTCGCCCGGATCATCGGCGAGCTGTTCCGCCAGCCGGACCCGCAGCTCGGCTTCCTCGCCGGCGGGCTCACCATGGGCATGGTGCTGTCGCTGCCGATGATCGCGCTCGGGCTCGGGCTGGCCGCCTACGCGCTGAAGCGCCGCGCGCTCGCCGAATGA
- a CDS encoding SAM-dependent methyltransferase gives MTPLGRVIADAIRADGPMRLDRYMALCLSHPVHGYYATRDPFGAQGDFVTAPEISQMFGELLGLWAAEVWRLMGAPPRILLVEIGPGRGTLMADMLRAGRVARGFLNAADVVLVETSPALRDVQVETLQSAGVPVRWAGSIEETLPPPRQGAEPARPAIVVSNEFFDALPIRQFVRNKGGWREKLIGLDDRGALAFGLSAEPLAGLDLPDAPAGAVREVCEEALAVAARIGAHVATHGGACLAIDYGYAAGAGDTLQAVKAHAFTDPLAEPGEADLTAHVDFAALAAAASRAGAAPMRLLSQADFLERLGIAARARRLVESAAPESPLEAAARLTDRRPRGMGALFKALAFGDPRLPALPGFERASAPDA, from the coding sequence ATGACGCCGCTCGGCCGCGTGATCGCAGACGCGATCCGCGCCGACGGGCCGATGCGGCTCGACCGCTACATGGCGCTCTGCCTCTCCCATCCGGTCCACGGCTATTACGCGACCCGCGATCCGTTCGGCGCGCAGGGCGACTTCGTCACGGCGCCCGAGATCAGCCAGATGTTCGGGGAACTCCTGGGGCTCTGGGCCGCGGAGGTCTGGCGCCTGATGGGGGCGCCGCCTCGCATCCTGCTGGTCGAGATCGGTCCCGGACGCGGAACGCTGATGGCCGACATGTTGCGCGCGGGCCGCGTCGCGCGCGGATTCCTGAACGCGGCCGACGTCGTGCTGGTCGAGACCAGTCCAGCGCTAAGGGATGTTCAAGTCGAGACGCTTCAAAGCGCCGGCGTTCCGGTCCGCTGGGCGGGGTCGATCGAGGAGACGCTGCCGCCGCCTCGCCAAGGGGCGGAGCCTGCGCGTCCCGCCATCGTGGTCAGCAATGAATTCTTCGACGCGCTGCCGATCCGGCAGTTCGTTCGGAACAAGGGCGGCTGGAGGGAGAAGCTCATCGGCCTCGACGATCGCGGCGCGCTCGCCTTCGGCCTGTCGGCGGAGCCCCTCGCCGGGCTCGACCTGCCCGACGCGCCCGCAGGCGCGGTGCGCGAAGTCTGCGAGGAGGCGCTCGCGGTCGCGGCCCGCATCGGCGCGCATGTCGCGACGCATGGCGGCGCATGCCTCGCGATCGACTACGGTTACGCGGCGGGCGCCGGCGACACGCTGCAGGCGGTGAAGGCGCACGCCTTCACCGATCCGCTGGCAGAGCCCGGCGAGGCGGATCTGACCGCCCATGTCGATTTCGCAGCCCTCGCGGCCGCAGCCTCGCGGGCCGGCGCCGCGCCGATGCGCCTCCTGTCGCAAGCCGATTTTCTGGAGCGCCTCGGCATCGCCGCGCGTGCGCGTCGCCTCGTGGAAAGCGCGGCTCCCGAGTCTCCGCTGGAGGCGGCCGCGCGGCTGACCGACCGGCGCCCGCGCGGCATGGGGGCGCTGTTCAAGGCGCTCGCCTTCGGCGATCCTCGTCTCCCGGCCCTGCCCGGCTTCGAGCGGGCCTCGGCCCCAGACGCATGA
- a CDS encoding polyphenol oxidase family protein: MDAFAAAESRAPAALPVAESGALRALPGIAHAFFTREGGVSTGIYRGLNGGLGSNDLPENVIENRRRMTAHLGLEAGTLVLPWQVHSAEAVVADAAWERMSAPHVDGVATKTIGVAAGVTTADCCPILFADPHARVVAAAHAGWKGAIGGVIEATIARMEDLGATRSGITAALGPCIRQKSYEVGPEFAARFTADDLDNARWFAPGDKPGHAWFDLGGYVIARLKRAELGRVDDLGLDTYPDEERFFSFRRTTHRAEPDYGRMIAAITLT, from the coding sequence ATGGACGCGTTCGCCGCCGCCGAATCGCGCGCCCCCGCGGCGCTGCCCGTCGCGGAATCGGGGGCGCTCAGGGCGCTGCCGGGGATCGCCCACGCCTTCTTCACCCGCGAGGGCGGCGTGTCGACCGGGATCTATCGCGGCCTGAACGGCGGGCTCGGCTCGAACGACCTGCCGGAAAACGTCATCGAGAACCGGCGCCGCATGACGGCCCATCTCGGCCTCGAAGCCGGGACGCTGGTCCTGCCCTGGCAGGTGCACTCCGCCGAGGCGGTCGTCGCGGACGCCGCATGGGAGCGGATGTCCGCGCCGCATGTCGACGGCGTCGCGACGAAGACGATCGGCGTCGCGGCCGGCGTCACCACCGCAGACTGCTGTCCGATCCTGTTCGCCGACCCGCATGCGCGCGTCGTGGCTGCGGCGCATGCCGGCTGGAAGGGCGCGATCGGCGGGGTGATTGAGGCGACCATCGCCCGCATGGAGGACCTTGGCGCGACCCGGTCCGGCATCACCGCGGCGCTCGGCCCATGCATCCGCCAGAAATCCTACGAGGTCGGCCCCGAATTCGCGGCGCGGTTCACCGCGGACGATCTCGACAACGCCCGTTGGTTCGCGCCGGGCGACAAGCCCGGCCACGCCTGGTTCGACCTCGGCGGCTACGTAATCGCCCGCCTGAAACGCGCGGAGCTCGGCCGGGTCGACGACCTCGGCCTCGACACCTATCCCGACGAGGAGCGCTTCTTCTCCTTCCGCCGCACGACCCACCGCGCCGAGCCGGACTACGGCCGGATGATCGCGGCGATCACGCTGACATGA